From Acinetobacter sp. ASP199, the proteins below share one genomic window:
- the rpmB gene encoding 50S ribosomal protein L28, whose translation MSKVCQVTGKRPVVGNNVSHANNKTKRRFEPNLHQHRFWLESEKRFVRLRLTTKGMRIIDKLGIEKVVADLRAQGQKI comes from the coding sequence ATGTCTAAGGTTTGCCAAGTTACCGGCAAGCGTCCAGTCGTTGGTAACAACGTCTCACACGCCAACAACAAAACTAAGCGCCGGTTCGAGCCGAACCTGCACCAACACCGCTTCTGGTTAGAAAGCGAAAAACGTTTCGTACGTCTTCGTCTTACTACTAAAGGTATGCGTATTATCGATAAATTGGGCATTGAAAAGGTTGTTGCTGACCTTCGTGCTCAAGGTCAAAAGATCTAA